A single genomic interval of Ammospiza nelsoni isolate bAmmNel1 chromosome 25, bAmmNel1.pri, whole genome shotgun sequence harbors:
- the UTP11 gene encoding probable U3 small nucleolar RNA-associated protein 11, translating to MSAAFRKAAKARQRPHRERAQPAARTKLGLLEKKKDYRLRARDYHKKQNALRALQKKALDKNPDEFYFKMIRSEVKDGVHVIKQPKDEITPEQMKLMRTQDIKYVEMKRVAEAKKIERLKAELHLLDAAGSAAGQHLFFVDTEREVREFDLAAHLDTVPELVDRVYNRPTIATLQREAVKGPTDPAHLKKLAQQRKNQYDLLRQRIEREKAMFVISQKIQTRKDLLDKTHKVKVKKETTTGPAIYKFKFQRKR from the exons ATGTCGGCCGCCTTCAGGAAAGCCGCCAAGGCGCGGCAGCGCCCGCACCGCGAGCGGGCCCAG CCCGCCGCCCGGACGAAGCTGGGCTtgctggagaagaagaaggattaCCGGCTCCGTGCCCG TGACTAccacaaaaagcaaaatgctCTCAGAGCGCTGCAGAAGAAAGCTCTGGACAAGAACCCCGATGAGTTCTACTTCAAGATGATACGTTCAGAGGTCAAG GATGGAGTCCATGTCATAAAGCAGCCAAAGGATGAAATTACCCCGGAGCAGATGAAACTGATGAGGACACAGGATATTAAATACGTAGAAATGAAAAGAGTTGCAGAAGCCAAG AAAATCGAGCGCCTGAAGGCAGAGCTCCACCTGCTGGACGCCGCGGGGAGCGCCGCGGGCCAGCACCTCTTCTTCGTGGACACGGAGCGGGAAG TTCGGGAGTTTGACCTtgctgctcacctggacacTGTTCCTGAGCTGGTGGATAGAGTGTACAACAGACCAACCATTGCAACTCTGCAGAGAGAGGCAGTGAAGGGACCTACTGATCCTGCCCACCTAAAG AAATTAGCCCAGCAGAGGAAGAACCAGTATGACCTCCTGAGGCAGCGCATCGAGAGGGAGAAGGCCATGTTTGTCATCTCCCAGAAAATCCAGACACGCAAGGATCTTCTG gacaAAACTCATAAAgtaaaggtgaagaaagaaacaACGACTGGACCAGCTATTTACAAATTCAAGTTTCAGAGGAAACGTTAG